GTGAAATGGCTGTACAAGACGCTGCCTTTCGACGTTGAAAAGGATTTTCAACCGGTGGCCGTGCTGCTTACCATGCCGAACGTGCTCGTTGTCGGGCCTTCGGTCAAGGAAAAGGACTACGCCAGCCTGGCGCGCGATATCGCCGCCAAGCCGGATACCTTCACGGCGTTTTCATCGGGCAATGGCTCCGACCCGCATCTGGCCCTGGCCGAATTCCAGGACAAGACGGGGCTGCGGATCCGCCATATTCCGTACAAGGGCGGCGCGCAGGGGATGATGGATATGCTGAGCGGGCGCGTGGACCTGTCGTTTGCGACGCTGGGCACCGTGATGGCGCAGATTCAGCAGGGCAAGCTGCGCGGCTTCGCCATCGGCGGCGAGGCCCGCAACCCGCAGTTGCCGGACGTGCCGACCTTCGCCGAGGTGGGCGTGAAGGACTTTTCGCCCCAGGCCTGGTATGGCGTGATGGCGCCCGCCGGCACGCCGCCGGCAATCGTGGCCAAGCTGAATCGCACCATCAACCAGGTGATGAACACGCCGGAAGGCCGGAAGCAGCTTGCGCAGATGGGCGCCCTGCCTGCCAGGCTATCTCCGCAGGAATTCGCGAAGCTGTACGCGCACGATATCGCGGTGAACGGCAGATTGATCCAGGAGCTGCACGTCGGCGTGGATTGATGCCTTTCGTGGATTGATGGCTTTTGGATTGACGCCTTTGGGCCCGATTCCCTTTGCGCGGTCTAACGTCCGCCGGCGCTAGACCGCTCCGGGCGCAGGCCGCAAGGTGTCCACCAAATCCGCCATGAGAGGGCTCATGCTGGCGGCATCGCGCACGCACATGAAGAAATGCCGCTCGGCCCACGCATCCTGCAGAGTGAGCAGCACCAGCCCCATATCGGCCAGGTAATTGCGCGCGATGCCTTCGGGCACCACGCCGATTCCCAGTCCTTCGCGGATCATGCGGCAACGCGTCTCGAAGTTGGAGACTTGCAGCTTGACCTTGGGCGGCCGGGACACGGTGAGCCCGATATAGTCCAGGAACTGGTCGAGCGAATGCCGGGGGAAATAGCCCAGCAGGTCGTAGTCCAGCGCCTCTTCCAGGCGCAGCGAACCCCGCGCGGCCAAGGCGTGGCCGCGCGGGACGACCAGGCCCACGCGGTCGCGCCGGAAAGGAAAGGACGAAACGCCCGGCGCGGGCCGGTCCGCATGATAGATGCCGATATCGGCGGAACCGTCCGCCACCATGCGCGGCACGTCGTAGCTGTGCGCTTCCAGCAGGTCTACCGCGACGTTGTGGCGCCCGTTGAGGAAGCGCGCCATGGGTCCGGGAAGGAATTGCAGCGCGGAGGAAGGATTGGCGGCCAGCCGGATCTTGGCCTGACCGTCCGCGGAATAGCTGTCTACCGCTTCTTCCGCCAGTTGGACGCTGCGCAGGATGGCCTTGGCGCGCTGATAGAGCAGGACGCCGGCAGGTGTGGGTTCGACGCCGCGCCCATGGCGGTGCAGCAGCGTGCGGTTCAGGTGGCGTTCGAGTTCGGCCACCCGCTTGCTGGCGGCCGAGGTGACCAGATTCTCGCGTTCCGCCGCCTTGGAAAGACTTTTTTCCTCGACGGCGGCGACGAAGATTTCGAGCGCGGGGATGTCCAGCTTCTTCATGGCCAGCCGTCCCCGCCGCCCGTCAGCGCTTGGCGGATTCCGTTTCCAGGCGCAGTTTGCGCGTGATGTACCACTGCTGCAGGATCGACAGCGTGTTGTTCACGCACCAGTACAGCACCAGGCCGGCGGGGAACATGAACATCATGCCGCCGAACACCAGGGGCATGATCATCATGACCTTGGCCTGGACCGGATCCGGCGGCGTCGGGTTCAGCTTGATCTGCAGGAACATGGTGGCCATCATGATGGCCGGCAGGATGAAGTACGGGTCATGCACCGACAGATCGTGCACCCAGCCCAGCCAGGGCGCGCCCCGCATTTCGACGCTGGCCAGCAGCACCCAGTAGAGGGAAATGAACACCGGGATCTGCACCACCATGGGCAGGCAGCCGCCCAAGGGGTTGATTTTCTCGGTGCGGTACATCTCCATCATGGCGGCGTTGAGCTTCTGCTTGTCGTCGCCATACTTTTCCTTCAGCGCCTGCAGCCTCGGCGTGACCTGCTTCATGCGGGCCATGGACCGGTAGCTCGTCGCGGCCAGCGGATAGAACACCGCCTTCACGATGACCGTCAGCGCCACGATGGTCCAGCCCCAGTTCCCCAGGATGGAGTGCAGCCACGTCATCAGGGCGAACAGCGGCTTGGCGATGATGGTCAGCCAGCCGTAGTCGACCACCAGGTCCAGGCCCGGCGCCAGCGCCGCCATGGCCTTCTGGTCCTGCGGGCCGACCCACAGATGCGCATCGACGCTGGCCGACGCGCCCGGCGCGATCTCGCCCACGGCTTCGATCGTGCGCGCGGCATACAGGTTGTCGCGGACCTGCAGCAGCTCATTGGTGCGCGGCTTGCCCTCGGGCGGAATCCACGCGGTGGCGAAGTAGTGCTGCACCACGGCGATCCAGCCATTGTCGGCCTGCTTGATATAGCTGGCCTTCTTCTTCGCGATGTCGGAGAAGGTCGCCTTCTGGAATTTGTCCTGATCCGAGTACACCGCCATGCCGGTGAAGGTGTGATAGAAGCTGGACGTGTCCGGGGGATCGTTGCCGTCGCGCTGCAGCTGCAGGTACAGCGAGGGGCGCTGCGGGTCGGCGCTGGTGTTGGTCATGTCGTGGCGCACGTCGATGTCGTAGCGGCCGCGATGCAGCGTATAGGTCTTGGTGACTTTCAACCCGCCCGATTCGGCTTCGAACACCACCGACAGCGTGTCGCCCGTCATGTTGCGTTCGGACGAAACCATGCGGAACGGTGTCTGGTGCGTCGGGAAGCCAGGCTGGCTGGCCGCGCCCACCACGCCGGACTGCGCGACATAGGTCAGTTCGGGCGAGTCGTCCAGCAGCACGGTCGGCTGGTCGCCGCGATTGGAATCGGGATACTTCAGCAACACCGCCTGGACGAGCTGCGCGCCGGTGGTGTCGAAGGTCAGCCGCAGGACGTCGGTAGTGACGACGATCTTTTGCGAGTCCGCCTGCGCCTTGGCGGCCGCGGGCGGCACGCCGCCGGGGGTGGCAGGCTGACCCGCCGCGGGTACGTTGGGGATCGTATTGCCGGCCGCGGGCTGCGCGGCGTCGGGCGCGGCCGCCGGCTTCGAACCCTGCGGCGCCGTGGCGGTGGGCGTCGAGGCGCCGAACAGCGACGGCTTTCCGTTATGGACTTGCCAGTTGTTCCAGAGGAGCAACAGCGAGAAAGAGAAAATCATCCAGAGGACGGTGCGTCGGATATCCATGGTGCCTACAAGGTAAAAGCGGGACCGGCAAAGCCCGCCAGTTTAGCGTCAATCCTGCGGAGTGCGCTCGCGGGGGCCGGAATGGCAGGGGCAGCCGGACCGCGGCGCGTCGGGGACGGGGTCATACCCGCCGGGGCTCCAAGGGTGGCAGCGGCCGATCCGCCGGACGGCCAGCCATAAGCCGCGCCACCCGCCGTGGGTCTCGATCGCCTCGATGGCATAGGCGGAGCAGGTGGGCGTGAAGCGGCATTGCCGCCCTATCCACGGGCTCAGGAAGAACCGGTAAAACCGGATCGGTGCGATCAACAAGGACTTGATCATGCGCATGCACCCCGCGGCGGGTTCGGCCGGGCCGATGTTGCGCCCGGTGCGCCAGGCGGGCACGCATTCCGTGGCGAAGCTGATGCCGGTCTTGGTCCGGCGCCACATGCGCGCCGTGGGATGCGCGTCGGGGATCCCATCATGGCGCAGAGCGTAGCAGCCGTTGGAAGTGAGTGTCTACTTCGGATCGGGCTGCCCGTTTGAGGGCCCTGAGGGTGAGCTCGGTCGGCACCCGCGCCTGCAGCCGCACGACATAGTCGCCGGGCCGCAGCGAATGCCGGCATGCCCGGAACGCCTCTCGCACGACGCGCTTGAGCGTGTTGCGCGTGACGGCGCGAGGCGCGTTGCGCTTGGCGATGACCAGCCCCAGCCGGGCCTGCGGGGATTCCGCGGCGGCGCCGGGTGCGGCGAAGGTGATCATGAAAAACGCCCCTCGGGCAAGCCGGCGTCCCTTGAGGGCGGCGGCGAACTCGGAGGGGCGGTGCATCCGCGCCTCCGGCGGAAGCGTGGGGCGGGGCATATCGGGCAACTGCTCGGGCAATGGCGCGGCCCCTTGCGCGGTCGGCTGAG
The sequence above is a segment of the Bordetella genomosp. 9 genome. Coding sequences within it:
- a CDS encoding Bug family tripartite tricarboxylate transporter substrate binding protein, producing MTFSKRLLRWAGACAAALACNAAMAADDAADYPARPITLLVGFPAGGPADQAARILADRLQSAWHGARIVVENRGGANGTIAAAAMTKAAPDGYTLFLVTRSHVNVKWLYKTLPFDVEKDFQPVAVLLTMPNVLVVGPSVKEKDYASLARDIAAKPDTFTAFSSGNGSDPHLALAEFQDKTGLRIRHIPYKGGAQGMMDMLSGRVDLSFATLGTVMAQIQQGKLRGFAIGGEARNPQLPDVPTFAEVGVKDFSPQAWYGVMAPAGTPPAIVAKLNRTINQVMNTPEGRKQLAQMGALPARLSPQEFAKLYAHDIAVNGRLIQELHVGVD
- a CDS encoding LysR family transcriptional regulator; its protein translation is MKKLDIPALEIFVAAVEEKSLSKAAERENLVTSAASKRVAELERHLNRTLLHRHGRGVEPTPAGVLLYQRAKAILRSVQLAEEAVDSYSADGQAKIRLAANPSSALQFLPGPMARFLNGRHNVAVDLLEAHSYDVPRMVADGSADIGIYHADRPAPGVSSFPFRRDRVGLVVPRGHALAARGSLRLEEALDYDLLGYFPRHSLDQFLDYIGLTVSRPPKVKLQVSNFETRCRMIREGLGIGVVPEGIARNYLADMGLVLLTLQDAWAERHFFMCVRDAASMSPLMADLVDTLRPAPGAV
- the yidC gene encoding membrane protein insertase YidC: MDIRRTVLWMIFSFSLLLLWNNWQVHNGKPSLFGASTPTATAPQGSKPAAAPDAAQPAAGNTIPNVPAAGQPATPGGVPPAAAKAQADSQKIVVTTDVLRLTFDTTGAQLVQAVLLKYPDSNRGDQPTVLLDDSPELTYVAQSGVVGAASQPGFPTHQTPFRMVSSERNMTGDTLSVVFEAESGGLKVTKTYTLHRGRYDIDVRHDMTNTSADPQRPSLYLQLQRDGNDPPDTSSFYHTFTGMAVYSDQDKFQKATFSDIAKKKASYIKQADNGWIAVVQHYFATAWIPPEGKPRTNELLQVRDNLYAARTIEAVGEIAPGASASVDAHLWVGPQDQKAMAALAPGLDLVVDYGWLTIIAKPLFALMTWLHSILGNWGWTIVALTVIVKAVFYPLAATSYRSMARMKQVTPRLQALKEKYGDDKQKLNAAMMEMYRTEKINPLGGCLPMVVQIPVFISLYWVLLASVEMRGAPWLGWVHDLSVHDPYFILPAIMMATMFLQIKLNPTPPDPVQAKVMMIMPLVFGGMMFMFPAGLVLYWCVNNTLSILQQWYITRKLRLETESAKR
- the yidD gene encoding membrane protein insertion efficiency factor YidD; its protein translation is MIKSLLIAPIRFYRFFLSPWIGRQCRFTPTCSAYAIEAIETHGGWRGLWLAVRRIGRCHPWSPGGYDPVPDAPRSGCPCHSGPRERTPQD
- the rnpA gene encoding ribonuclease P protein component; translated protein: MPRPTLPPEARMHRPSEFAAALKGRRLARGAFFMITFAAPGAAAESPQARLGLVIAKRNAPRAVTRNTLKRVVREAFRACRHSLRPGDYVVRLQARVPTELTLRALKRAARSEVDTHFQRLLRSAP